One window of the Acidobacteriota bacterium genome contains the following:
- a CDS encoding toll/interleukin-1 receptor domain-containing protein, whose translation MGQDTDTIDEIRPLEGADDARTRVFLSYSRKDGDVMGRIAEGLQGAGFLADFDKASHDPHNVTAGISAEDEWWKRLQEMIAAADVMVFLVSPDSATSPVCDEEIAYARALGKRIIAVLARPVDFAKAPPRLSALNVRIDFSESGPGFEAALAGLVTALEMNVGWHREGRKYYARVQEWDVAGRPRSRLLREGAVEEAQRWALARPRNEPEPGELFLAWIAASREQIKRDAARRAFWRRVTGLFVVTTLAAVLVGAWFVVRGQRSLGRSESLMLARTSDQFYNSGDYLHALHLAILASRDSFLAPATDEAWAAFAKSAQALNLVRGITVSDDPKIEIAAATPVAGGKSLLVELTDGSAELWSLETAERLAGPFRFEGPSNGMQKAISADGRLIVLFWGEVAYGVRADTGAVIGRFASDVDAYLSFGMGVPFADGSKFLLRDQKDGIGLRDGMTGEKIAVLGSGLGMVIEAQVSDDGRTALLVGQSAYEVWNLETLQPAAPASPYPEFQSRAFHLSPDGTRALVPAEGGLRYLDVTSGAVGALDAPVPLDTVEAEFVPALGRLVLLDGDNHAQIRDMATGALVGEPVVFESTAEPLKASIDGERLVALSYLVGTRVYSLRTGEVLSYQAEGETPQRAAVLLPGTNGYLTFDGRSVQLRFSQDGESQPEQLIQEHPGYIEEIVPAPDGRSFLTFTSIGEVRQWETESGLQVGGPWKHTNYYSRSGYLGNGDTFLTVTGAKAFVWASRPYASTRAPVLDDGRVVGNSMMSADGRFVFGWNEAGRAVLWDVAAGKAIGPGILTGEEGYWGAAFDPASEQLALWYENQLQLVPTATGVGGETLAEHEDVVTEGAFTQDGTRLVTVDASGVVYVWDTATLQPVGEPRMHQAYALPPMDGARKRMLVYDGMQAYLVDLVTGAVIGAPLEHVWHGSGDETSGLVGGGAISANGEVAVTFTGEEVRVWDAATGAARAEPITGGEAPLKAVLSADGSRVLVLFTNHAEVFDTATGESVQSFAEGQLAEDGALTSDGRVAATWGGRAQVQLWDVGTGEPRGNPYDIGIVEQTAEFTPDNTRLVLTEPTGTFRIADAATGDVLRQMDLYSFGGHAFWKPETGQLLTHRYNGETEVWDISFALRAGATSDDLAEACRVKLAGSPSVRKLDQWATFAAPILRGREGEDVCVAPVVPWWEKAAGVVFGWMFE comes from the coding sequence GTGGGACAAGACACGGATACGATTGACGAAATCCGGCCGCTCGAGGGGGCGGACGACGCGCGCACGCGGGTATTCCTGTCGTATTCGCGCAAGGACGGCGACGTCATGGGGCGGATCGCGGAGGGCTTGCAAGGGGCAGGCTTTCTCGCGGATTTCGACAAGGCGAGCCATGATCCGCACAATGTGACGGCGGGGATTTCGGCCGAGGATGAGTGGTGGAAGCGGCTGCAGGAGATGATCGCAGCGGCGGACGTGATGGTGTTCCTGGTGTCGCCGGATTCGGCGACGAGCCCGGTGTGCGACGAGGAGATCGCGTATGCCCGGGCGCTGGGCAAACGGATCATCGCGGTGCTGGCGCGGCCTGTGGACTTTGCGAAGGCGCCGCCGCGGCTGTCGGCGCTGAACGTGCGGATCGATTTTTCGGAGAGCGGGCCGGGGTTTGAGGCGGCGCTGGCGGGGCTGGTGACGGCGCTGGAGATGAATGTCGGCTGGCACCGGGAGGGGCGCAAGTATTACGCGCGGGTGCAGGAATGGGACGTGGCCGGACGGCCGCGCAGCCGGCTGCTGCGCGAGGGGGCGGTGGAGGAGGCGCAGCGCTGGGCGCTGGCGCGGCCGAGGAACGAGCCGGAGCCGGGGGAGCTGTTCCTCGCCTGGATCGCGGCAAGCCGGGAGCAGATCAAGCGCGATGCCGCGAGGCGGGCTTTCTGGCGGCGGGTGACCGGCCTGTTCGTCGTGACGACGCTGGCGGCGGTGCTGGTGGGGGCGTGGTTTGTCGTCCGTGGGCAGAGGAGCCTCGGGCGCAGCGAGAGCCTGATGCTGGCGCGCACATCCGACCAGTTCTACAATTCCGGCGACTACCTGCACGCGCTGCACCTCGCCATCCTGGCGTCGCGTGACAGTTTCCTGGCGCCGGCGACCGATGAGGCGTGGGCGGCCTTTGCAAAGAGTGCTCAGGCGCTGAACCTTGTGCGGGGGATCACGGTTTCGGACGACCCGAAGATCGAGATCGCGGCGGCGACGCCAGTGGCGGGCGGCAAGAGCCTGCTGGTGGAACTGACGGACGGGTCGGCAGAGCTGTGGAGCCTCGAGACGGCGGAGCGTCTTGCGGGGCCGTTCAGGTTCGAGGGGCCGTCGAACGGGATGCAGAAGGCGATTTCGGCGGATGGTCGCCTGATCGTGCTGTTCTGGGGCGAGGTGGCCTATGGCGTGCGCGCGGATACGGGCGCCGTGATCGGGCGGTTTGCGTCCGATGTGGATGCCTACCTCTCCTTTGGCATGGGTGTTCCGTTTGCTGACGGATCGAAATTCCTGCTGCGCGACCAGAAAGACGGGATCGGCCTGCGGGACGGGATGACTGGCGAGAAGATCGCGGTGCTGGGCAGCGGGCTCGGCATGGTGATCGAAGCGCAGGTGTCGGACGACGGGCGCACGGCGCTGCTGGTGGGGCAGTCGGCGTACGAGGTGTGGAACCTCGAGACGCTGCAACCGGCGGCGCCGGCAAGTCCGTATCCGGAGTTCCAGAGCCGGGCATTCCACCTGTCGCCGGACGGCACGCGCGCGCTGGTGCCCGCCGAGGGCGGGCTGCGCTACCTCGATGTGACAAGCGGCGCCGTGGGCGCGCTGGATGCGCCGGTGCCGCTGGACACGGTCGAGGCGGAGTTCGTGCCGGCGCTCGGGCGGCTCGTGCTGCTGGACGGCGACAACCACGCGCAGATCCGCGACATGGCGACGGGGGCGCTGGTTGGCGAGCCGGTGGTTTTCGAGTCGACGGCGGAGCCACTGAAAGCGTCGATCGACGGCGAGCGGCTGGTGGCGCTGTCGTATCTCGTGGGCACGAGAGTTTACAGTCTCAGGACGGGCGAGGTGTTGTCTTATCAGGCGGAGGGCGAGACGCCGCAGCGGGCGGCGGTTCTGTTGCCCGGCACCAATGGGTACCTGACGTTTGACGGACGCAGCGTGCAGCTGCGCTTCTCGCAGGACGGCGAGTCGCAGCCCGAACAGCTGATCCAGGAGCATCCCGGGTATATCGAGGAAATTGTGCCGGCGCCGGACGGACGATCGTTCCTGACGTTCACCTCGATCGGGGAGGTGCGCCAGTGGGAGACGGAATCCGGCCTGCAGGTGGGCGGTCCCTGGAAGCACACCAACTACTATTCGCGCAGCGGTTATCTCGGCAACGGCGATACGTTCCTGACGGTGACCGGGGCGAAGGCGTTTGTCTGGGCTTCGCGGCCGTACGCCAGCACGCGGGCGCCGGTTCTGGACGACGGTCGGGTGGTTGGCAATTCGATGATGTCGGCAGACGGACGGTTCGTGTTCGGATGGAACGAGGCAGGGCGGGCGGTGCTTTGGGATGTTGCCGCAGGAAAGGCCATCGGGCCGGGCATCCTGACCGGCGAGGAAGGCTATTGGGGCGCCGCGTTTGACCCGGCGAGCGAGCAACTGGCGCTGTGGTACGAGAACCAGCTGCAGCTGGTGCCGACGGCGACAGGCGTGGGCGGCGAGACGCTGGCCGAGCATGAAGACGTGGTGACCGAAGGTGCGTTCACGCAGGATGGCACACGCCTGGTGACCGTGGACGCGAGCGGGGTGGTGTATGTCTGGGACACGGCGACGCTTCAGCCTGTGGGCGAGCCGCGGATGCATCAGGCTTACGCGCTGCCGCCGATGGACGGGGCGCGCAAGCGCATGCTGGTTTATGACGGGATGCAGGCCTATCTCGTCGACCTAGTAACAGGCGCTGTGATCGGGGCGCCGCTGGAGCATGTGTGGCACGGATCGGGGGATGAAACGTCCGGTCTGGTGGGCGGCGGCGCGATCTCGGCGAATGGCGAAGTTGCGGTGACGTTCACGGGCGAAGAGGTGCGGGTATGGGACGCCGCGACGGGCGCCGCGCGGGCGGAGCCGATCACCGGCGGCGAGGCGCCGCTGAAGGCTGTATTGTCCGCCGACGGATCACGTGTGCTGGTGCTGTTCACCAACCATGCCGAAGTGTTCGACACGGCGACGGGCGAGTCCGTGCAGAGCTTCGCCGAAGGGCAGCTGGCTGAAGACGGCGCGCTGACCTCCGACGGCAGGGTGGCCGCGACCTGGGGCGGGCGGGCGCAGGTGCAGCTTTGGGATGTCGGGACGGGCGAGCCGCGCGGCAATCCCTATGACATCGGCATCGTGGAGCAGACGGCTGAATTCACGCCGGACAACACGCGGCTGGTGCTGACCGAGCCGACCGGGACGTTCCGGATCGCGGACGCCGCGACCGGCGACGTGTTGCGCCAGATGGACCTCTATTCCTTTGGCGGCCATGCGTTCTGGAAGCCGGAGACCGGGCAGCTGCTGACGCACCGCTATAATGGCGAGACTGAGGTGTGGGACATCTCGTTTGCGCTGCGGGCGGGGGCGACGAGCGATGATCTGGCCGAGGCCTGCCGGGTGAAGCTGGCGGGGTCGCCGTCCGTGCGCAAGCTCGACCAGTGGGCGACCTTCGCGGCGCCGATCCTGCGCGGGCGGGAGGGGGAGGATGTGTGCGTGGCGCCGGTGGTGCCGTGGTGGGAGAAGGCGGCGGGGGTCGTCTTCGGGTGGATGTTCGAGTGA
- a CDS encoding nuclear transport factor 2 family protein translates to MNLLSFGKNFACVCVAAGLLAACVSAPPRLDEAAILAEVEAVDLAAMRAQNSGDLEAFANYLSEDYAYIDLSGNRIGKAQMLARRSEDKRAIISETSSEDESILLAPDVVMFRGRTDLVSSYYGGLPRPGSTRYSVIWRKEADGQWRMVAAQTTDRIKREYPVKVETAIPADVLSLYAGTYVLETETPLALVLEAASGHLLASIEGQFEGMVFRPESETRFFATERPFELVLSEDACSLTLVTFGAETAGTRIVD, encoded by the coding sequence ATGAACCTGCTTTCGTTCGGAAAAAATTTCGCGTGCGTGTGCGTCGCGGCCGGCCTGCTCGCGGCTTGCGTGTCGGCGCCGCCGCGCCTGGATGAGGCGGCGATCCTGGCTGAGGTTGAGGCGGTGGACCTGGCCGCCATGAGGGCGCAGAATTCGGGCGACCTTGAAGCGTTCGCGAATTACCTGTCCGAGGATTATGCCTATATCGACTTGTCGGGAAACCGCATCGGCAAGGCGCAGATGCTGGCGCGGCGGAGCGAAGACAAGCGCGCCATCATCTCGGAGACGTCGAGCGAGGACGAGTCGATCCTGCTTGCGCCGGATGTCGTAATGTTCCGGGGGCGGACGGATCTGGTGTCGAGCTATTATGGCGGACTGCCGAGGCCGGGGTCGACGCGGTATTCCGTGATCTGGCGCAAGGAAGCGGACGGCCAGTGGCGGATGGTGGCCGCGCAGACGACGGACCGGATCAAGCGGGAATATCCGGTGAAGGTCGAGACGGCGATTCCGGCGGATGTGTTGTCGCTCTATGCCGGGACCTACGTGCTCGAAACGGAGACGCCCCTGGCGCTGGTGCTGGAGGCGGCGAGCGGTCACCTGCTCGCCTCGATCGAGGGGCAGTTCGAGGGGATGGTGTTTCGCCCCGAAAGCGAGACCCGCTTTTTTGCGACCGAGCGCCCGTTCGAGCTGGTGCTGTCGGAGGACGCCTGCAGCCTGACCCTCGTGACGTTCGGCGCGGAGACGGCCGGGACCCGGATTGTGGATTGA
- a CDS encoding cytochrome b/b6 domain-containing protein gives MLNIMNRVRLYHALLALLAISAYLTGEVFPAHAWLGYGVAAVIVLRLLWALGGERQVGLMRFYPDFEGLKLKGIATHPAISRTLMLGIALSLLTVTGTGIAIDQGRTLGLGRPAAERMAAPSSLELNYAEDDDEDEHEGRGRHEERGEGPLSEIHELAGNLFLPLVGLHVAYLLLFKRPLAKFMLFLPRGARRKQPPTSA, from the coding sequence ATGCTGAACATCATGAACCGCGTGCGCCTCTACCATGCGCTGCTCGCCCTGCTTGCCATCTCGGCCTACCTGACCGGTGAAGTCTTTCCGGCGCATGCCTGGCTCGGCTACGGCGTCGCCGCGGTCATCGTGCTTCGTCTCCTGTGGGCGCTAGGCGGTGAGCGTCAGGTCGGCCTGATGCGCTTCTACCCGGACTTCGAAGGCCTGAAGCTGAAAGGTATTGCCACTCACCCGGCCATCAGCCGCACACTGATGCTGGGCATCGCGCTCAGCCTGCTGACGGTCACCGGGACCGGTATTGCCATCGACCAGGGGCGCACGCTTGGCCTTGGTCGCCCAGCCGCCGAACGCATGGCCGCGCCGAGCAGCCTCGAACTCAACTACGCCGAGGACGACGACGAGGATGAGCATGAAGGGCGCGGCCGGCATGAAGAACGTGGAGAAGGCCCCTTGTCGGAAATCCACGAACTGGCCGGCAACCTCTTCCTCCCGCTCGTCGGGCTGCATGTCGCCTACCTGTTGCTCTTCAAGCGGCCGCTCGCAAAATTCATGCTCTTCCTGCCGCGTGGCGCGCGCAGGAAGCAGCCGCCTACTTCAGCCTGA
- the cdd gene encoding cytidine deaminase, with protein sequence MSGDAVNWPDLKAAALAVQARAYVPYSEYRVGAALLTAGGEVVCGCNVENATYGATCCAERTAVFAAVAQGHTSFRAIAVATNGEAPGTPCGICRQVLAEFGDDIEVLCFTPQGGEARYRLSELLPHAFRLK encoded by the coding sequence GTGAGCGGCGACGCGGTCAACTGGCCGGACCTCAAGGCGGCGGCGTTGGCGGTGCAGGCGCGGGCTTATGTGCCGTATTCGGAGTACCGGGTCGGGGCGGCGTTGCTGACGGCGGGCGGCGAGGTGGTTTGCGGGTGCAATGTCGAGAATGCGACCTATGGGGCGACGTGCTGCGCCGAGCGTACCGCGGTGTTTGCGGCGGTGGCGCAGGGGCATACCTCCTTCCGGGCGATTGCCGTGGCGACCAACGGCGAGGCGCCGGGCACGCCGTGCGGCATCTGCCGGCAGGTGCTCGCGGAGTTCGGCGATGATATCGAAGTATTGTGCTTCACGCCGCAGGGCGGCGAGGCGCGCTACCGGCTGAGCGAACTGCTGCCGCATGCATTCAGGCTGAAGTAG
- a CDS encoding AMP nucleosidase — protein MGAMSKHTTPKAVVDALEALYNEAVSALSNSLNTFLHNGTPPDGEARAGGAFCYPQIRLVYDPDGPPPPISRAFGKMSEAGIYITTVTRPDFFRAYLIEQLTPLMRDYDVDVFVERSASEIPYAYVWDPSQAAGLEEIAPAELVRWFPSPQLTLIGDEVADGEPFDAGSERPLALFDAQRVDFSLKRLQHYTGTPVEHFQHYVLFTNYHRYVDAFCDWALTQLGGKTRYTSLSVPGGLEISVPTEGSRASIEASPWRRFQMPAYHLRAKDGAGITLVNIGVGPSNAKTITDHLAVLRPQVWLMVGHCGGLRHSQTIGDYVLAHAYLREDHVLDQVLPPEIPVPPIAEVQVALQEAAAKVTGEKGEALKKRLRTGTVVTTDDRNWELRFSATARRFNKSRAVAIDMESATIAANGFRLRVPYGTLLCVSDKPLHGEIKLPGAANRFYERAIGEHIRIGIETLERLAVDGGAALHSRKLRAFDEPPFR, from the coding sequence ATGGGTGCCATGTCGAAACATACCACACCCAAGGCTGTCGTGGATGCGCTGGAAGCGCTCTACAATGAGGCCGTTTCCGCCCTTTCCAATTCGCTGAACACCTTCCTGCATAACGGGACGCCGCCGGATGGCGAGGCGCGGGCCGGGGGGGCGTTCTGCTATCCGCAGATTCGCCTCGTCTACGACCCCGACGGGCCGCCGCCGCCGATCAGCCGGGCCTTCGGCAAGATGAGCGAGGCGGGCATCTATATCACCACGGTGACGCGGCCGGACTTCTTCCGCGCCTACCTGATCGAGCAGCTGACGCCGCTGATGCGCGACTATGATGTCGACGTGTTCGTCGAGCGCTCGGCCTCCGAGATTCCCTATGCCTATGTGTGGGACCCGTCGCAGGCGGCGGGCCTGGAAGAGATTGCGCCGGCAGAGCTGGTGCGCTGGTTTCCCTCGCCGCAGCTGACGCTGATCGGCGACGAGGTGGCGGACGGCGAGCCGTTCGATGCGGGCAGCGAGCGGCCGCTGGCGCTGTTCGACGCACAGCGGGTGGATTTCTCGCTGAAGCGGCTGCAGCACTATACCGGCACGCCGGTCGAGCATTTCCAGCACTATGTTCTGTTCACGAACTATCACCGCTATGTTGATGCGTTCTGCGACTGGGCGCTGACGCAGCTCGGCGGCAAAACGCGTTATACTTCGCTGTCGGTGCCGGGCGGGCTGGAGATTTCCGTGCCGACCGAGGGCAGCCGGGCCTCGATCGAGGCTTCGCCCTGGCGGCGCTTCCAAATGCCGGCCTATCACCTCCGGGCGAAGGACGGCGCGGGCATCACGCTGGTGAACATCGGCGTTGGCCCGTCGAACGCCAAGACGATCACGGACCACCTGGCCGTGCTGCGCCCGCAGGTCTGGCTGATGGTCGGCCATTGCGGGGGTCTTCGCCATTCGCAGACCATCGGCGACTATGTTCTGGCGCACGCCTACCTGCGCGAGGACCATGTGCTCGACCAGGTGCTGCCGCCGGAGATTCCGGTGCCGCCGATTGCGGAGGTTCAGGTGGCGCTGCAGGAGGCGGCCGCGAAGGTGACCGGCGAGAAGGGCGAGGCGCTGAAGAAGCGGCTGCGCACGGGCACGGTGGTGACCACGGACGACCGCAACTGGGAGCTGCGCTTCTCGGCGACGGCGCGCCGGTTCAACAAGAGCCGGGCGGTGGCGATCGACATGGAGAGCGCGACGATCGCGGCGAACGGGTTCCGCCTGCGGGTGCCCTATGGCACGCTGCTGTGCGTGTCCGACAAGCCGCTGCACGGCGAGATCAAGCTGCCGGGCGCGGCGAACCGGTTCTACGAACGCGCCATCGGCGAACACATCCGTATCGGGATCGAGACACTGGAGCGCCTCGCCGTCGACGGCGGCGCGGCGCTGCACAGCCGCAAGCTGCGCGCCTTCGACGAGCCGCCGTTCCGGTGA
- a CDS encoding DNA-packaging protein, translated as MKHQRLKLQSYRHRHRLRDLPEELQTLVAVHPFLLDARDTQVAPADLRRTWLLSGGRGAGKTRAGAEWVRWAVLQAGYRRVALVAPSFNDVREVMIEGPSGLIWTSGKWDRPVWQPSRHRLEWPNGALAYGFSAEDPDSLRGPQFDLAWCDEAGAWTRGEAVWDNLQMALRLGPHPLAMVTTTPRATALIRRLKADPMVVETRTPMADNADNLAPGFVDQMTAAYGGTALGRQELCGEMIDDPPGALFVRAQIDALRVDAAPVQFDDCIVAVDPCVSAGPKANACGIILAGVKDGVGYVLGDSSAPGLQPLDWAARAVSLAETGGASMILAEANQGGDMVREVIAMTGTQMPVRLVSARLGKRGRAQPVAALYQQGRVRHYGTFHTLEDQMCRFGTPEEGASPDRVDALVWALWALMVEGRGPRVRVVG; from the coding sequence ATGAAACACCAGAGACTAAAGCTGCAGTCCTACCGGCACCGGCATCGGCTGCGCGACTTGCCAGAGGAACTGCAGACCCTGGTCGCGGTGCATCCTTTCCTTCTGGACGCCCGCGATACGCAAGTGGCGCCTGCGGACCTTCGGCGGACGTGGTTGCTTTCGGGTGGACGCGGCGCGGGCAAGACGCGGGCGGGGGCGGAATGGGTGCGATGGGCAGTGTTGCAGGCGGGCTACCGGCGGGTGGCGCTGGTGGCGCCGAGCTTCAACGATGTGCGCGAGGTGATGATCGAGGGACCGAGCGGCCTGATCTGGACCTCGGGCAAGTGGGACCGGCCCGTGTGGCAGCCTTCACGCCACCGGCTTGAATGGCCGAACGGCGCGCTCGCCTATGGCTTTTCGGCGGAAGATCCGGACAGCCTGCGCGGCCCGCAGTTCGACCTAGCCTGGTGCGACGAGGCGGGCGCCTGGACGCGCGGCGAGGCGGTGTGGGACAACCTGCAGATGGCGCTGCGCCTCGGGCCGCATCCGCTGGCGATGGTGACGACCACGCCGCGCGCGACGGCCCTGATCCGCCGGCTGAAGGCCGACCCGATGGTGGTGGAGACACGCACGCCGATGGCGGACAATGCGGACAATCTGGCGCCCGGCTTCGTGGACCAGATGACGGCGGCCTATGGTGGCACGGCGCTCGGCCGGCAGGAACTCTGCGGCGAGATGATCGACGATCCGCCGGGCGCGCTGTTTGTCCGTGCACAGATCGATGCGCTGCGGGTGGACGCAGCGCCGGTGCAGTTCGACGATTGCATCGTGGCGGTGGACCCGTGCGTCTCGGCCGGGCCGAAGGCGAATGCCTGCGGCATCATCCTCGCCGGCGTGAAGGACGGGGTCGGTTATGTGCTGGGCGACAGCTCGGCGCCGGGCCTGCAGCCGCTTGACTGGGCGGCGCGCGCGGTCAGCCTCGCGGAAACCGGCGGGGCCTCGATGATCCTCGCGGAGGCGAACCAGGGCGGCGACATGGTGCGCGAGGTGATTGCGATGACGGGCACGCAGATGCCGGTGCGGCTCGTTTCGGCGCGGCTCGGCAAGCGCGGCCGGGCGCAGCCGGTCGCGGCGCTCTACCAGCAGGGCCGCGTGCGCCACTACGGCACCTTCCACACGCTGGAAGACCAGATGTGCCGGTTCGGCACGCCGGAGGAGGGCGCCTCGCCCGACCGCGTCGACGCCCTCGTCTGGGCGCTGTGGGCGCTGATGGTGGAAGGCCGCGGGCCGCGCGTGAGGGTGGTGGGGTGA
- a CDS encoding YbaY family lipoprotein, with amino-acid sequence MRPLRFLAAAGALVLAACSPAPETPAPASGPDPSAGPEADEAVLSPPVGASISGTASWSGLDLPETARLIVEVRDVTRTIDFNDLVLKEEFPVTGGSPASFAGTISEFDLIPDGNLVLRARVQDGYAILLASDGDIDIADTGDVSGIEVALFNPEDVARGGPAAMITPGGTDYVCAGEPVQIALEAGAAYVTFADGQAVKLDKLEPQPGAATQFSNGRFVVEQGEAGLRFGRGRAMPKACVVRE; translated from the coding sequence ATGCGGCCACTCCGCTTCCTGGCAGCTGCGGGCGCACTCGTGCTGGCAGCCTGCTCCCCCGCGCCGGAAACCCCGGCGCCCGCTTCCGGACCGGACCCCTCCGCCGGGCCGGAAGCGGATGAGGCGGTCCTCTCCCCGCCGGTCGGCGCCTCGATATCGGGCACCGCCAGCTGGTCGGGGCTGGACCTGCCGGAAACCGCTCGGCTGATTGTCGAAGTGCGCGACGTCACCCGCACCATCGACTTCAACGACCTTGTACTGAAAGAGGAATTTCCCGTGACCGGCGGCTCGCCCGCCTCGTTCGCCGGCACCATTTCAGAGTTCGACCTGATCCCGGACGGCAACCTCGTCCTGCGCGCCCGGGTGCAGGACGGCTACGCCATCCTGCTCGCCTCCGACGGCGACATCGACATCGCCGATACCGGAGACGTCAGCGGCATCGAGGTCGCCCTGTTCAACCCGGAAGACGTCGCGCGCGGCGGGCCGGCCGCGATGATCACACCGGGCGGCACGGACTATGTCTGCGCCGGTGAGCCGGTGCAGATCGCGCTGGAAGCGGGGGCGGCCTATGTCACGTTTGCGGATGGGCAGGCCGTCAAGCTCGACAAGCTGGAGCCGCAGCCCGGCGCCGCCACGCAGTTCTCGAACGGGCGGTTCGTGGTTGAACAGGGCGAAGCAGGCCTTCGCTTCGGGCGCGGCCGGGCAATGCCGAAAGCCTGCGTGGTGCGGGAGTAG
- a CDS encoding Pr6Pr family membrane protein, whose translation MERAFRTLTALVAFAGLGLQLRILLQSDSFDSPVLAVWRFLAFFTILTNLVVAVTASVSALAPGSAFGRFVDTAPARAAVLLYIGTVAVIYHLLLANLWDPQGDQLIADQLLHTATPALVAAGWLVFDHKKGLAFTAIPGMLVYPLAYTVYALVRGALDGFYPYFFIDVSAHGYARILMNVAGLTGAFIAGAAIIIALGRMLASFGIRTARPG comes from the coding sequence GTGGAGCGCGCCTTCCGTACACTGACGGCCCTCGTCGCCTTTGCGGGACTTGGCCTGCAGTTGCGGATCCTGCTGCAAAGCGACAGCTTCGATAGCCCGGTCCTCGCGGTCTGGCGGTTCCTCGCCTTCTTCACCATCCTGACGAACCTCGTCGTCGCGGTCACCGCCAGCGTTTCGGCGCTGGCGCCCGGTTCGGCTTTCGGACGGTTCGTCGACACGGCTCCGGCCCGCGCGGCGGTGCTGCTGTATATCGGTACGGTCGCGGTGATCTATCACCTGCTGCTGGCGAACCTCTGGGATCCGCAGGGTGACCAGCTGATCGCCGATCAGTTGCTGCACACCGCAACGCCGGCCTTGGTCGCGGCCGGGTGGCTGGTTTTCGACCACAAGAAGGGCCTCGCCTTCACGGCCATTCCGGGCATGCTGGTCTATCCCCTCGCCTACACCGTCTACGCGCTGGTGCGCGGGGCGCTGGACGGGTTTTACCCGTACTTCTTCATTGATGTCAGCGCTCACGGATATGCGCGCATACTGATGAATGTCGCCGGCCTGACCGGCGCCTTCATTGCGGGCGCAGCGATCATCATTGCCCTCGGCCGGATGCTCGCTTCGTTCGGTATCCGCACCGCCCGGCCGGGCTGA
- a CDS encoding Crp/Fnr family transcriptional regulator, translated as METKSDFDHKRGRWFTALPQAMQDDILRSSVRIKLRRGKHLFRQGDEPAGLFGIVSGEAQVIGTTLAGLDILVAVYRPGEWTGFLACIDGGGYTLSVVASQPCEVLHLPLPAVRRIFFNDVDSLTMMVAPELATLRSLYFHITEQLAFTPLQRLARRLVDLASSAQAQAVTSRTISPITQDQLALSVMASRQWTNRLLQHLEKTGLITRGRSRIDVLDLPRLNQLALHGESGFTMADPMRADLSAAT; from the coding sequence ATGGAAACCAAATCGGATTTTGACCACAAGCGCGGCCGGTGGTTCACCGCGCTGCCGCAGGCGATGCAGGACGACATCCTGCGCAGCTCGGTCCGCATAAAGCTGAGGCGTGGCAAACACCTGTTCCGGCAGGGCGACGAACCCGCCGGCCTGTTCGGCATTGTCTCCGGCGAGGCGCAGGTGATCGGCACCACGCTCGCCGGTCTCGACATCCTCGTCGCGGTCTACCGTCCGGGCGAGTGGACCGGTTTCCTCGCGTGCATCGATGGCGGCGGCTACACGCTCAGCGTTGTCGCCAGCCAGCCGTGCGAAGTGCTGCATCTGCCGTTGCCGGCGGTGCGCCGGATCTTCTTCAACGATGTCGACAGCCTGACGATGATGGTCGCGCCGGAACTGGCGACCCTGCGCTCGCTGTATTTCCATATCACCGAGCAACTCGCCTTCACGCCGCTGCAACGCCTGGCCCGGCGGCTGGTGGATCTTGCCTCCAGTGCGCAGGCTCAGGCGGTGACGTCGCGAACCATCTCGCCGATCACGCAGGACCAGCTGGCGCTGTCGGTCATGGCCTCGCGCCAGTGGACCAACCGCCTGCTGCAACACCTCGAGAAAACCGGCCTGATCACGCGCGGCCGCAGCCGGATCGACGTGCTCGACCTGCCGCGCCTCAACCAGCTCGCCCTGCACGGCGAAAGCGGTTTCACGATGGCCGATCCGATGCGCGCCGACCTGTCCGCCGCGACCTGA